One segment of Candidatus Fermentibacter sp. DNA contains the following:
- the rlmN gene encoding 23S rRNA (adenine(2503)-C(2))-methyltransferase RlmN — protein MTFAGLGEWLGDLGLPPWRTGQIFGWVHRRLSGSFQDMSDLPSTLRSSLSDAAYIWSPEPALRADSPDGASKFVFPLRDGLSIESVLLPVPGRITACLSSQVGCPVGCAFCMTGRTGFRRNLSAGEIAGQFNALRRFSEGRVTNVVYMGMGEPLLNVKAVLDSLTIITDPRGAGIGTRHVTVSTVGVPEGMAKLAAHPGQAGLAISLHSAMQATRDRLIPAARRWGLREVRKAAIGYSSAKNRPVTFEFCLLDGINDSPDEARALGDFTRGVWCKINLIPCNDVDGTGFSRPPERRMKAFLDILTEMGREATVRKSLGSSAGGACGQLGASLGSEAPRE, from the coding sequence ATGACCTTTGCCGGGCTCGGCGAGTGGCTGGGAGACCTGGGGCTCCCTCCATGGAGGACCGGACAGATCTTCGGCTGGGTGCACAGGAGGCTCTCGGGCAGCTTCCAGGACATGTCCGATCTGCCTTCGACCCTGAGGTCGTCGCTGTCGGACGCCGCCTACATCTGGAGCCCGGAGCCCGCCCTGAGGGCCGACTCGCCCGACGGGGCCTCGAAGTTCGTCTTCCCGCTGCGCGACGGTCTCTCCATCGAGAGCGTGCTGCTGCCCGTCCCCGGCAGGATCACCGCATGCCTCTCGTCGCAGGTGGGCTGCCCGGTGGGCTGCGCCTTCTGCATGACGGGCAGGACCGGCTTCAGGAGGAACCTCTCGGCGGGCGAGATAGCGGGGCAGTTCAATGCCCTGAGAAGATTCTCCGAGGGCCGGGTGACGAACGTGGTGTACATGGGCATGGGCGAGCCGCTGCTCAACGTGAAGGCGGTGCTCGATTCCCTCACGATCATCACGGACCCTCGCGGAGCCGGGATCGGAACGAGGCACGTAACGGTCTCGACCGTGGGGGTGCCGGAGGGGATGGCGAAGCTCGCAGCTCATCCCGGGCAGGCGGGGCTGGCGATATCGCTGCACAGCGCGATGCAGGCGACGAGGGACAGGCTCATCCCCGCTGCCAGGCGGTGGGGCCTGCGTGAGGTGAGGAAGGCCGCGATAGGCTACTCGTCCGCGAAGAACCGCCCCGTGACCTTCGAGTTCTGCCTCCTGGACGGGATCAACGACTCGCCTGACGAGGCCAGGGCCCTCGGTGACTTCACGAGGGGGGTATGGTGCAAGATCAACCTCATACCCTGCAACGATGTCGATGGCACCGGCTTCTCGAGGCCTCCGGAGAGGCGCATGAAGGCGTTTCTCGACATCCTGACGGAGATGGGCCGGGAGGCCACGGTCAGGAAATCGCTCGGTTCATCCGCCGGAGGGGCCTGCGGGCAGCTCGGGGCCTCTCTCGGAAGCGAGGCTCCTAGGGAGTGA
- the mtnP gene encoding S-methyl-5'-thioadenosine phosphorylase, producing MENGERIGIIGGTGLYALDGIVTEGTVEPVTPCGSVSSPIVLASLDGVKLAFLARHGTGHVHSPSEVPYAANIYALKALGVRRIISVSAVGSLKSKIAPRDMVVPDQLWDRTKGIRRSTFFGGGIVAHVSFGEPYCPCMREILAASAVEAGANVHPKGDYVCIEGPAFSTRAESRIYRAMGCDIIGMTAIPEAKLAREANMCYSTLALVTDYDAWHESEEEVTVEMVVANMNANTALAGRVVAIAARAAASRKFTCGCRAASTNAVMTAPDRRDPERMEELKVVLS from the coding sequence ATGGAAAACGGTGAGAGGATCGGGATAATAGGCGGCACCGGGCTCTACGCGCTCGATGGCATCGTAACGGAGGGTACCGTAGAGCCCGTGACCCCCTGCGGCTCCGTGTCCTCCCCGATCGTGCTCGCGTCGCTGGACGGAGTGAAGCTCGCATTCCTGGCCAGACACGGGACAGGGCACGTCCACTCCCCGTCCGAGGTCCCCTATGCCGCCAACATTTACGCGCTCAAGGCGCTCGGCGTGCGCAGGATCATATCCGTCTCGGCCGTGGGGAGCCTGAAGAGCAAGATCGCCCCCCGCGACATGGTCGTCCCCGACCAGCTCTGGGACAGGACGAAGGGAATCAGGAGGTCCACGTTCTTCGGCGGCGGCATCGTGGCCCACGTGTCCTTCGGCGAGCCGTACTGCCCCTGCATGAGGGAGATACTGGCCGCGAGCGCCGTCGAGGCCGGAGCCAATGTGCATCCGAAGGGCGACTACGTCTGCATCGAGGGCCCCGCCTTCTCCACCAGGGCCGAGAGCAGGATCTACAGGGCGATGGGCTGCGACATCATCGGCATGACCGCCATTCCCGAGGCCAAGCTCGCACGCGAGGCCAACATGTGCTACTCGACCCTGGCCCTGGTCACCGACTACGACGCCTGGCACGAGAGCGAGGAGGAGGTCACGGTCGAGATGGTCGTGGCCAACATGAACGCGAACACGGCCCTGGCGGGCAGGGTGGTGGCCATCGCCGCAAGGGCCGCGGCCTCGCGAAAATTCACCTGCGGCTGCAGGGCCGCCTCGACGAACGCGGTGATGACGGCCCCCGACAGGCGCGATCCCGAGCGCATGGAGGAATTGAAGGTAGTGCTCTCGTGA